CGTCAACGACGCCGGCCGCCAGATGGCCGTCTTCACGTGGGCCTACGAGACGTTCGACGAGGCCGACCTCGAGGATGAGCCCGAACGCGACCGCATCGAGTACGACCTCGTGCGCTACTACCGGAAGGGCAACGCCTTCCTCGAGGACGGACCCGACGAGGAGGTCGCCGCGGCCGAAGCCGAGATCGACGCGATCATGCGCGGACTCGAGGACGGCGACGAGGAGACCTACGAGCGCGTCAGCGAGGTCGTCGATCAGGTGCTCGGCGGGATGAAGGAGTGTCTCGCCCGCCTGCCCGCCGAGTTCGACGAGTTCGTCAAGGAGACGCGCTTCATGCTCGACGGCTCGACCGACGAGCTCGTCGACCAGCTCAAAGCGCTCGAGGAGGCCGTCTACGAGGACGACGCCTGGCAGCTCGACCTCACCGACCACGGTATCGAGAAGAACCTCGTCTTCCTCCGTTCGGACGGCACCTCGCTGTATCCCACCCGCGACCTCGCCCACCACGAGTGGAAGTTCGACAACTACGACCGCGCGGTGACGGTGCTTGGCGAGGACCACAAGCTCCAGGCCGAACAGCTCCGGACGACGCTCAGACTCCTCGGCAACGAGACGGACCAACTCGAGCAAGTGCTCTACTCCTACGTCAACCTGCCGGAGGGGAAGATGTCGACCCGTCGCGGGACGGGCATCGACTTAGACGACTTGCTCGACGAGGCCATTTCCCGCGCCCGTGAGGAGGTCGAGCGCCGGCTGGACGACCGCATCCGGGACGACGACCTAGACGAGGCGGACGTCGAACGCATCGCCCACCAGGTCGGCATCGGCGCGGTGCGCTACGACATCGTCGCCAAGCAGCCGACGAAGGCGATCACCTTCGAGTGGGACCGCGCGCTCGACTTCGAGGCCCAGTCCGCGCCGTACGTCCAGTACGTCCACGCGCGTTGCTGTGGGATTCTCGAGGAGGCGGGACTCGACCTCGAGACCGCGGCGGCCGACCTCGAGACCGACGTCGACGCCGCCATCCTCGAGACCGACGCCGAACGCGACTTGCTCGAGACGATCGCCCGGTTCCCGGCGGTGATCGAGGAGGCCGCAGACGATCTGGAGCCACACGGCGTCGCGACCTACACGCGCGAGTTCGCCGAGCGGTTCAACGCCTTCTACCGGGAGTGTCCGGTGCTCGCCGACGACGTCGACCCCGACGTCCGCGAGGCACGCCTCGCG
This portion of the Natronobeatus ordinarius genome encodes:
- the argS gene encoding arginine--tRNA ligase — protein: MFLSLRAEVEDALRGALSALELPTDDLGIEEPPEDVEAVLASSVAFRLAGELGAAPPQAAAQVAAEIDPDELTYVSAVETQGPYLNFLPGDAYFAETLAAGTDESYGRLPDREESVVVEHTSANPTGPVHVGRARNPIIGDAVANVLDFAGFDVSRHYYVNDAGRQMAVFTWAYETFDEADLEDEPERDRIEYDLVRYYRKGNAFLEDGPDEEVAAAEAEIDAIMRGLEDGDEETYERVSEVVDQVLGGMKECLARLPAEFDEFVKETRFMLDGSTDELVDQLKALEEAVYEDDAWQLDLTDHGIEKNLVFLRSDGTSLYPTRDLAHHEWKFDNYDRAVTVLGEDHKLQAEQLRTTLRLLGNETDQLEQVLYSYVNLPEGKMSTRRGTGIDLDDLLDEAISRAREEVERRLDDRIRDDDLDEADVERIAHQVGIGAVRYDIVAKQPTKAITFEWDRALDFEAQSAPYVQYVHARCCGILEEAGLDLETAAADLETDVDAAILETDAERDLLETIARFPAVIEEAADDLEPHGVATYTREFAERFNAFYRECPVLADDVDPDVREARLALVAASRHTIANALAVLGVEAPNSM